DNA sequence from the Myxocyprinus asiaticus isolate MX2 ecotype Aquarium Trade chromosome 3, UBuf_Myxa_2, whole genome shotgun sequence genome:
AGATCTGAGGTCACTGATTTACTCATTAGTTACAAAAACTACATGTTGTACAATCCAAAAAGTGCcccaaaatgtaatatttcacaAAAGGAAAATCCAAAGCAACGTTACAGTCCAACAGACTTTCTTCAGTGATTCAGGTAAAAATTAAGACCAAACGAGAACCATGCAATGTTTAAATTGGTGCAAATCTAATGCTTTAGTGATGtgaatatcataaaaaaaaacaatagagagACAAAAATTTAGACATTAATTCTCTGCATTATGATTCATTTTTGTCTGGTTTAGTTAATTGAGCGATGAGGGTGATGATGGAGATAAGTACGACGAAGCCAATAATGCAGAAGGAAGCGATGTTTAGGCGGCGAGCTCTGGCTCCATAGGACCATGCTGCCACAAAGTCTCCACGAAAAGTGCTGTCTCTGGCCTGACAAACACAAAATATATGATAAATTACTTGGAAAGAAGCAGGAAAATTATGTCTTTAAAAATGTTGCTCACCTTCACCGAGTTGTACATGGCCACAGCCCCAAGGCAGCAAGGATTACCGTAGTGGAGATTGAGCGTGGACAAAACAATATCATCTTTGAAATGGTGGTCAGGTATGGTCACTAACACTGGTTGCTGAGTGAAGACTCTGTTGTCCTGCATTGACATTCCTGTGCATGTCTCCATTGCTGTGTTAATTCAATGCCAAGTGTTTGCTGACAGTCTGACAGTGATGGTTGTAAGTGTTCAGTTCTGTTTTATAGGTTCtgactggtgtgtgtgtggttggctaccagggttgggaggtttacttttgaaatgtattccacaacagattacagaatacatgctgtaaaatttgtaatgtattccattagattactcaaggtaaatactttggattacttcttcagcactggtagattttttcacttgttttgactataaaaactctgccagtacagtaagacaaaatacacgttaaaaatacattatctgaaaaacctaaatatcttatgcagtgttgtttctaaaacaagataaatcaaattgatcttgttttaaggattttatgatatttttaaaggacaatacaaaaattattaacaataatatcaaaggtcttactagaaaaaagaaattatgatccaacgtgaattttcttgataaaaaacatgatcgtgcctggtaacgtgcatgtaaaatggctagaaacagcattttagcttagcgtaaagctaacaatttacacaaggtttatttctatttcttctgctcctaacttacttcaaacttacttctctgtctgctcgtatgaatgtaacacatcataagaaagtgcttcactgctgttcaaatgcactttggatcacatcatttatatgaataaatgttctccatctgaaagggctaaatattaaatgaatcaaatgacaataaaatgcaaagtaatctcttcagtaatcaaaatactttttgaatgtaactgtattctaaataccaatgatttaaattgtaactgtagtggaatacagttacttatattttgtattttaaatatgtaatcccattacatgtatttcgttactccccaaccctacaTATTACAAATGTGACAATGTAAGTTTCCAGAAAATAGGTTTcctgaaataatgtgttttttttttctctaataatAATTAGAGGTTGCAATGTGGTTTTGAAAAATGCGAGATGTAAGGGGAGAATTAagaaacacaaaatgttttctaCATAGAACCACACCCAAATGTTTTAAGTATAAATGCTATTAATTATCTCTGTTCTCACACTGGAACACAAAAGTGTCAACGCTAagtaacattaaaatattaaaaacacaaaacattaaaatacaaacataGTATGCTCTCTTGAAAGTCACTGTGGAtctttaaatttgaaaatgtttgatGAACATTAGGTAAATGTCCAAactttagaaaagaaaaaaataataaaatgttatattaataaataaaaaaacattctcccACTAGCAGACATGCATAGAAAAACTGTATTTACAGAATGAGTCTACCTTACCTTatctttaatttattaaaatacagcAAATTTAATATTACAAAACTCATATtgaaactgttttttattttattttgtattattagatGTGGAAGTGATGACAGGAAAGTGGAGGGTAGTAGATGGTATTGCGATAGTATGACCCAGGCTGGATTGCTCAACAGGTCTTTACAGTATATGTCGTAAGTATGAGATTTTTTTAGATGTGGCTGAAGAAGTGTTTTTCAGAATGTTTTACATTTGTTGTTCGAGAGTACACTTCACTTCAGTCTCAACAACACTAAACTATAAACAGCCTCTatggaaagtaaaataataatgaattcatttttattttcaagttacAAATTAACCAGAGGAATCAAGCTATCTGTAATTCTTCTACTTTAGTAGTTATGCAGTTATTGTACCTGTTCTTTTTAAGGCTGATTAATCATTTCACCATCAGCTGGGCCCACATTTACCACACGCTTTTTAAGGCAGAATTAGTGGAAAGGGACATACCTTTTTTCTGAGAATGCAGAAAAATGACATTAACTGCTAAATTACCGAGATATCATttttaaatcagagatgctaAATATGGCAGATTCTTTGATATACTGATATCAATAAAACAGAATCACATGAGAATTTTTTGTTCCTTAGAAGATGCTTTCTGGAAATTGGGGATTGTGGAAAAGTTTGACACTTTACTGTTGCAAATATACATTGCAACATACATGTATGCTTATACTTTTATTTATAGTATATGTTTAAGTTCTCATATTTTAAGGGGCCTTCAGAAACCCTCCAACCTTCTGTTTCATCTAAGGACAGAGTGGGTTTGGCAACTCATGCTGGGAACATTACTTATtcccagtgttgggtaaattacttaaaaatagtaatccactacaaatgactaattatttcaaTAAAATTGTAAGCAGATtattttactaattacttcattgaaaaagtaattatattactatttacacttttccgctcaacaaattcaaaataatgtctatatttcttccttgtttattgttacacacaagtcatacactcagtatCTCACATTtatccttcacaatgactcat
Encoded proteins:
- the ifitm1 gene encoding interferon-induced transmembrane protein 1, which encodes METCTGMSMQDNRVFTQQPVLVTIPDHHFKDDIVLSTLNLHYGNPCCLGAVAMYNSVKARDSTFRGDFVAAWSYGARARRLNIASFCIIGFVVLISIITLIAQLTKPDKNES